In Desulfoplanes formicivorans, a single genomic region encodes these proteins:
- a CDS encoding LuxE/PaaK family acyltransferase — translation MTMAFDHIRNYAHQAAAFPSTHEHDAIFLAAMQENYAFQYAHQPYVRALGQRYGFSPDDLQTPEDVYRIPPIFVETMKYHCFLSIPQSEVAMRLTSSGTGGQKTQALFDAQGVARIQTIAARIFKDVGFCSDQPAGYLMFSYAREDAREMGTSWSDEQEMGCAPVREARWLLRKGTANGQFDFDPQEAARSLYELAQEGPIRMLGFPAFMFQTLMEMERMHLHVRVHPQSFVIAGGGWKNHAGTPMSQKEFARELEQRLGLPRSHVRDLYGMVEHGIPYCSCPEGHHHVPAFARVAVRHPVTLEQLPHNSEGLLHLLAPWNVAQPNCSVLSTDLVRIKTGCPCGIPGEYLATIRRGGNRKHKGCALSAQEILDRIRSSRKGN, via the coding sequence ATGACAATGGCTTTTGACCACATCCGGAACTATGCCCATCAAGCGGCAGCGTTTCCTTCCACCCATGAACATGATGCCATCTTCCTGGCGGCCATGCAGGAAAATTATGCCTTCCAGTATGCGCACCAGCCCTATGTACGTGCCCTGGGCCAGCGCTATGGATTTTCTCCCGATGATCTCCAGACCCCCGAGGATGTCTACCGGATTCCCCCCATTTTTGTGGAGACCATGAAATATCACTGTTTTCTGTCCATTCCCCAAAGCGAGGTGGCCATGCGGCTTACCAGTTCGGGTACGGGAGGACAAAAGACCCAGGCCCTTTTCGATGCCCAGGGAGTAGCACGGATACAGACCATTGCCGCCAGAATATTCAAGGATGTGGGTTTTTGTTCGGATCAGCCTGCCGGCTATCTCATGTTCAGCTATGCACGTGAAGACGCCCGGGAAATGGGAACCAGCTGGAGTGATGAGCAGGAAATGGGGTGTGCGCCCGTACGGGAAGCCCGCTGGCTGTTGCGCAAGGGAACAGCCAACGGTCAGTTTGATTTCGACCCGCAGGAGGCGGCCCGGTCCCTGTATGAACTGGCCCAGGAAGGTCCCATCCGCATGCTGGGATTTCCCGCGTTCATGTTTCAGACCCTCATGGAAATGGAGCGCATGCACCTGCACGTCAGGGTGCATCCCCAAAGTTTTGTCATTGCCGGTGGAGGCTGGAAAAACCATGCCGGCACCCCCATGAGCCAAAAGGAATTTGCCCGGGAGCTGGAACAGCGGCTGGGCTTGCCCCGAAGCCATGTCCGGGATCTTTACGGCATGGTGGAACACGGTATTCCCTACTGCTCCTGCCCGGAAGGACACCATCACGTCCCGGCTTTTGCCCGGGTCGCTGTCAGACACCCGGTGACCCTGGAACAACTGCCCCACAACAGTGAGGGTCTGCTCCATCTTCTTGCTCCCTGGAACGTGGCCCAACCCAATTGTTCCGTTCTTTCCACCGATCTGGTTCGCATCAAAACCGGGTGTCCCTGCGGCATTCCAGGCGAATATCTCGCCACCATCCGGCGGGGAGGCAACAGAAAGCACAAGGGATGCGCCCTGTCGGCACAAGAAATCCTCGACCGAATCCGTTCAAGCAGAAAGGGGAACTAG
- a CDS encoding adenine phosphoribosyltransferase, with amino-acid sequence MIDILGSLESGEKYSLRMDGLPYAIELPYVYIDKEEGRFKMVSLNLVGQTRLNRDIGRLLARKITSVFPDLTGIGVLTVVEKALQLSQVVSQELDLDAMAVAYNRIKPHMEAARRPVIQVAVDNIATSAKSGFLYMYERDMNLLAQATRGVIIIDDVVSSGSTIAALSSLVEEAAQLAGLATPPDILGVFCVAKEGENNPFFTTRIHSLARLPQPERVNG; translated from the coding sequence ATGATCGACATCCTCGGATCCCTTGAATCAGGAGAAAAGTACTCCCTGCGTATGGATGGACTCCCGTACGCCATTGAGCTCCCCTACGTGTACATCGACAAGGAGGAAGGCCGGTTCAAAATGGTTTCCCTCAACCTGGTGGGTCAAACGCGCCTCAACCGAGATATCGGCAGGCTTTTGGCCCGCAAGATCACCTCGGTCTTTCCCGATCTCACAGGCATTGGTGTCCTGACCGTTGTCGAAAAGGCCCTGCAACTCAGCCAGGTGGTTTCCCAAGAGCTCGACCTGGATGCCATGGCTGTGGCCTACAACCGGATCAAACCGCACATGGAAGCGGCACGCCGGCCGGTCATCCAGGTGGCTGTGGACAATATTGCCACCTCTGCCAAGAGCGGCTTTTTGTACATGTACGAACGGGACATGAATCTGTTGGCCCAGGCAACACGGGGTGTGATCATCATTGATGACGTTGTCAGCTCGGGCAGCACCATTGCCGCATTGAGCAGCCTGGTGGAAGAGGCCGCCCAGCTGGCTGGCCTTGCAACACCACCGGACATTCTCGGCGTGTTCTGCGTGGCCAAGGAAGGCGAAAACAATCCCTTTTTCACCACGCGAATCCATAGCCTGGCCAGACTCCCCCAGCCGGAACGCGTCAACGGCTAA
- a CDS encoding ABC transporter ATP-binding protein has protein sequence MTTPASPVLQLKKITKRFGSLVANDHITLDIHAGTIHALLGENGAGKSTLMSVLSGRYQPDEGEIVLNNETVRFTSPSQALARGIGMVYQRFMLIEPMSVVENIVLGTTSDSPFLDLKGAAIRIRQLSEQYGLAVDPNARIADLSMGERQRVEILKLLFRNAEILIFDEPTAILTPPEITAFFKTLKKLAERGHPIVFITHKLDEVMELADRISIMRRGKMITHILPQQIRSKRELARLMVGREIVLKVDKKDITPGEPVLEVKGLKGINEEGRTVFEEINLEVKKGEILAITGVAGNGQEALIAGLAGLAPLQQGSIFWQGKTYTPQTWVGANKQDLAYVPEDRHTTGTIGAMDLAENYMLTRINEFSQGPFLQSAAARSMTAKAITTYNIRTPRGIDSKAGQLSGGNLQKIILARELEKNPRLIIAEQPTQGLDIGATEEVWQTLIAQREHAGILLVSGDLKEVLSLADRIAVMFRGKILEIIPATDTDGIARIGLLMAGTSDHN, from the coding sequence ATGACAACCCCCGCATCCCCGGTTCTTCAGCTCAAAAAGATCACCAAACGGTTTGGCAGTCTTGTTGCCAACGACCATATCACCCTGGATATTCACGCAGGAACCATCCACGCCCTGCTGGGTGAAAACGGAGCCGGCAAGAGTACGCTCATGTCCGTGCTGTCGGGGCGGTATCAGCCGGACGAGGGGGAAATCGTACTCAACAACGAAACCGTCCGGTTCACCTCGCCGTCCCAGGCCCTTGCCCGTGGAATCGGCATGGTTTATCAGCGATTCATGCTCATTGAGCCCATGAGCGTCGTGGAAAACATTGTTCTGGGGACCACCTCGGATTCCCCCTTTCTCGACCTCAAGGGCGCGGCCATCCGCATCCGCCAACTTTCGGAACAATACGGTCTTGCCGTGGATCCCAACGCCCGCATAGCCGATTTGTCCATGGGTGAACGACAACGGGTGGAAATCCTGAAACTTCTTTTCCGCAATGCCGAAATTCTCATTTTTGACGAACCCACGGCCATCCTGACCCCGCCCGAAATAACCGCCTTTTTCAAGACACTGAAAAAACTTGCCGAGCGCGGCCATCCCATCGTGTTCATCACCCACAAGCTCGACGAGGTCATGGAGCTGGCCGACCGGATCAGCATCATGCGCCGGGGCAAGATGATTACCCACATTCTTCCCCAGCAGATCCGCAGCAAACGTGAACTGGCACGACTCATGGTCGGCCGGGAAATCGTACTCAAGGTGGACAAGAAGGATATCACACCGGGGGAACCGGTTCTTGAAGTCAAAGGCCTCAAGGGGATCAATGAAGAGGGCAGAACTGTCTTTGAAGAGATCAATCTGGAGGTCAAAAAGGGGGAAATTCTGGCCATCACCGGTGTGGCCGGCAATGGTCAGGAAGCGCTCATTGCCGGACTTGCCGGACTTGCGCCCTTGCAACAGGGAAGCATCTTCTGGCAAGGAAAAACCTATACACCCCAGACCTGGGTCGGGGCCAACAAGCAGGATTTGGCTTATGTTCCCGAAGATCGTCATACCACGGGAACCATCGGGGCCATGGATCTGGCGGAAAATTACATGCTCACCCGGATCAATGAATTTTCCCAAGGCCCCTTCCTGCAGTCTGCTGCAGCACGGTCCATGACCGCCAAGGCCATTACCACCTACAACATCCGCACGCCCAGAGGCATTGATTCCAAGGCAGGACAGCTCTCCGGAGGCAATCTCCAGAAAATCATCCTTGCCCGGGAACTGGAAAAGAATCCCCGATTGATCATTGCCGAACAACCCACGCAGGGTCTGGATATCGGAGCCACCGAAGAGGTCTGGCAGACCCTCATTGCCCAGCGCGAACACGCCGGCATTCTCCTGGTTTCAGGTGATCTCAAGGAAGTCCTTTCCCTGGCCGACCGTATTGCGGTCATGTTCCGAGGCAAAATTCTGGAAATCATCCCGGCTACGGACACCGATGGCATTGCCCGCATCGGCCTGCTCATGGCCGGTACATCCGATCACAATTAA
- the rpiB gene encoding ribose 5-phosphate isomerase B — protein sequence MRKAPIIIGSDHAGFPLKQELVAHLQDRNIPVLDIGTHSLDSCDYPVYAQDLCKEVLDQNTLGILVCGSGVGMSMAANKVAGIRAALCTNEYLARMTRRHNNANVLCLGGRVTGIDVAKAIVDAFLDNDFEGGRHQRRIDLMEPTI from the coding sequence ATGCGCAAAGCCCCCATCATCATCGGTTCCGACCACGCCGGATTCCCCCTGAAACAGGAACTTGTCGCCCATCTCCAGGACAGGAACATTCCCGTCCTGGATATCGGCACCCATTCCCTGGACAGCTGCGACTATCCCGTTTATGCGCAGGACCTCTGCAAGGAGGTTCTGGACCAGAATACATTGGGCATTCTGGTATGCGGCTCGGGCGTGGGCATGTCCATGGCCGCCAACAAGGTGGCTGGCATCCGGGCGGCCTTGTGTACCAATGAATACCTGGCCCGTATGACCCGCAGGCACAACAACGCCAATGTTCTTTGCCTGGGCGGACGGGTCACCGGCATCGACGTGGCCAAGGCCATTGTGGATGCATTTCTGGACAATGATTTCGAGGGCGGACGGCATCAGCGCCGCATCGACCTCATGGAACCAACCATCTAA
- the glpX gene encoding class II fructose-bisphosphatase has protein sequence MEAPQRNLAMDLVRVTEAAALASARWLGKGNKEAGDGAAVDAMRLSFDSVDIDGTVIIGEGEKDEAPALYNGERLGTGKGAKVDIAVDPVEGTNLLAYGRPNAIAVIGLAPAGTMYDPGPSYYMKKLVVPSQAKDVVDLEAPVEDNLTKTARALGKDVNDLVVFVLDKPRHKELIRRIREAGARIQLHTDGDVAGALMAVDPSSEVDMMLGTGGTPEGVLAACAIKALGGQIMARLDPQLDKEKKALRQSGHDLTQILDVDTLISSDDVFFAATGISGGTFLGGVHYTGQGASTSSMVLRGKTGTVRRVQSWHKWDKLMKFSAIKYD, from the coding sequence ATGGAAGCACCCCAACGCAATCTGGCCATGGATCTTGTCCGGGTGACCGAGGCAGCCGCACTGGCCTCGGCCAGATGGCTGGGCAAGGGCAACAAGGAAGCGGGCGACGGCGCGGCAGTGGATGCCATGCGCCTGTCCTTCGACTCCGTTGACATTGATGGTACCGTGATCATTGGCGAGGGCGAAAAGGACGAAGCCCCGGCCCTGTACAACGGTGAACGCCTTGGTACCGGTAAAGGCGCCAAGGTTGATATTGCCGTGGATCCGGTTGAAGGGACCAATCTGCTGGCCTATGGCCGCCCCAATGCTATTGCCGTCATCGGTCTGGCCCCGGCCGGGACCATGTATGATCCGGGTCCCAGCTACTACATGAAAAAACTGGTTGTTCCCTCCCAGGCCAAGGATGTGGTCGATCTGGAGGCCCCTGTCGAGGATAACCTCACCAAAACCGCTCGGGCCCTGGGCAAGGACGTCAACGATCTGGTGGTTTTTGTGCTGGACAAACCCAGACACAAGGAACTCATCCGGCGCATCCGCGAAGCCGGAGCCAGAATTCAGCTGCACACCGACGGTGACGTTGCCGGTGCCCTCATGGCCGTTGATCCTTCCAGTGAAGTGGATATGATGCTGGGCACGGGCGGCACCCCCGAAGGGGTCCTGGCGGCCTGCGCCATCAAGGCCCTGGGTGGTCAGATCATGGCCCGCCTTGATCCCCAGCTGGACAAGGAGAAAAAGGCACTCCGGCAAAGCGGCCACGATCTGACCCAGATCCTGGATGTGGATACGCTCATCTCCAGCGACGACGTTTTTTTCGCGGCCACCGGCATTTCCGGAGGCACCTTTCTGGGTGGGGTGCATTACACGGGCCAGGGCGCATCCACCTCATCCATGGTTCTTCGTGGCAAGACCGGCACGGTCCGCCGTGTCCAGTCCTGGCACAAATGGGACAAACTGATGAAATTCAGCGCCATAAAATATGATTAA
- a CDS encoding GNAT family N-acetyltransferase, whose amino-acid sequence MEPSQGHSHAQTIQSNLTLPARIDYIEPLQQYLHSLCHIHGCDQQDILMIVLAVEEAVSNVIQHGYADDDQGTLEITFAMGTADMEITIHEQGLPFDPAMLATYGQEAISSPADVEKGLGLRLMKGAMDRVEFVNLGKKGKLVKMSKYFKNHRVDAYDSSHKLQRETAPDTPPVTPPFTIRPLAREEALEVSRCAYRAYGYTYREFIYYPQKIWEMNQEGTLQSFVLVDSQNTLLGHLALSRATPGARSAELTAAFIDPACRGRRLLNDLTTAVLDAAQHQGIGEAFVHAVTSHPASQKGGARSGFLPTGLLLAALFPDLEFKALTGRVVQKESALLMFKLLKTRPPLTLHVPKRYAQLILDLATSLGREVCIRETIMPLPHRSDGAGNHYYQVDEFNFTEIRIRTFGEDVFEELRHRVRGYIQQKTDVIYLYLDMENPLSPAFTTRCFHLGFFFCGYAPGEMDGHDALILQRTNALHIDFSAITLAHEQARKIMEFIKADMPATFQEDV is encoded by the coding sequence ATGGAACCATCTCAAGGGCATTCTCATGCCCAGACAATACAATCGAACCTGACTCTTCCGGCACGCATCGATTATATTGAACCCCTGCAGCAATATCTGCACAGCCTGTGTCATATACATGGTTGTGATCAACAGGACATCCTCATGATTGTTCTTGCCGTGGAGGAAGCCGTCAGCAATGTCATACAGCATGGATATGCAGACGATGACCAGGGAACACTGGAAATAACGTTTGCCATGGGCACGGCGGACATGGAGATAACCATCCATGAACAGGGTCTACCCTTTGATCCGGCCATGCTGGCCACCTACGGGCAGGAAGCAATCAGCTCGCCTGCGGATGTGGAAAAGGGATTGGGCCTGCGTCTCATGAAAGGGGCCATGGACCGGGTGGAGTTCGTCAACTTGGGGAAAAAGGGCAAGCTTGTAAAAATGTCCAAATATTTCAAGAATCATCGCGTAGACGCCTATGATTCTTCCCACAAGCTGCAACGGGAGACAGCCCCTGACACCCCGCCCGTAACCCCTCCCTTTACCATCCGCCCCCTGGCCCGGGAGGAAGCCCTTGAGGTCTCCCGCTGTGCCTACAGGGCCTACGGCTATACCTACCGAGAATTTATCTATTATCCCCAGAAAATCTGGGAAATGAACCAGGAAGGAACACTGCAGTCCTTTGTGCTCGTGGATTCCCAAAACACGCTTTTGGGTCATCTTGCCCTCTCCCGTGCAACGCCCGGAGCCAGGTCGGCCGAACTGACGGCAGCCTTTATCGATCCCGCCTGCAGGGGCAGAAGACTTCTCAACGATCTGACCACAGCCGTGCTGGATGCCGCGCAACACCAGGGGATAGGGGAAGCCTTTGTCCACGCGGTCACCAGTCATCCAGCCTCCCAAAAGGGAGGGGCCAGGTCCGGTTTCCTGCCCACAGGCCTTCTTCTGGCAGCCCTTTTTCCTGATCTGGAATTCAAGGCCTTAACCGGCAGGGTTGTTCAGAAAGAAAGCGCCCTGCTCATGTTCAAACTCCTCAAAACCCGTCCTCCTCTGACCCTGCATGTTCCCAAACGGTACGCGCAACTGATTTTGGACCTGGCAACAAGTCTCGGCCGGGAGGTTTGCATACGGGAAACGATCATGCCCCTGCCCCACAGGTCCGACGGAGCCGGGAACCACTATTACCAGGTGGATGAATTCAATTTCACGGAAATACGCATCCGAACCTTTGGAGAAGATGTGTTCGAGGAATTGCGTCACCGGGTACGCGGCTACATCCAGCAGAAAACCGATGTCATCTACCTGTACCTGGACATGGAAAACCCCCTGTCCCCGGCTTTTACCACCCGCTGTTTCCATCTTGGTTTTTTCTTCTGCGGGTATGCGCCCGGAGAAATGGACGGACACGACGCCCTGATCCTCCAACGCACCAACGCATTGCACATTGATTTTTCGGCCATTACCCTTGCCCATGAGCAGGCCCGGAAAATTATGGAATTCATTAAGGCGGATATGCCCGCAACCTTCCAGGAGGATGTATGA
- the tkt gene encoding transketolase produces MSTTPKTGQEMDAYTVNVIKGLIMDATRKANSGHPGGAMSSADYAYILFKEFLSFDPDNPNWWNRDRFVLSAGHESMLLYSLLTLNGYLSIKDLMEFRQFESKTPGHPEHDQTPGVEATTGPLGQGFAMAGGMAVAETFLRHKLGQDITNHYTYVLVSDGDLQEPVALGSAALFGQWGLGRLIAYYDSNKIQLAGPTKRADCSDTKKLFESLCWQVIEIDGHDHEAIRTAIREARAETDRPTLIIGHTTMAKGSATLEGSEKTHGSPMSPEEIVATKNKLGLPADESFFLPEDVIAHFRQRFPLLSDRSGQWSEELAAKQARDASFAALWEAIHTPASKRNIQWPDFEPGTNLATRKAFGACLNGLIDQFPNLMGGSADLDPSNQTVHFRETTGIFGKDNPLGRSFSFGVREFPMGVILNGIALHGGIIPFGATFLVFSDYERNAIRMSALQNLPVLHVFTHDSFFVGEDGPTHQPVEHVSSLRLIPNLLTLRPGDAWESAACFDVAMKQETRPSVLIFTRQGLPVMDPATHPHIREGVGKGGYILEDPTDGKPEIILLASGSEVHLAVGAARALPDAKIRVVSMPCMELFDEQDAAYRESVLPKTVRKRMAVEAGSPDIWYKYVGLDGEVIGMNHFGASAPAEVLKKVYGFTVDHIVERLRETWLK; encoded by the coding sequence ATGAGTACGACCCCCAAAACCGGGCAGGAAATGGACGCATACACCGTCAACGTGATCAAGGGACTGATCATGGACGCGACCAGAAAAGCCAATTCGGGCCATCCTGGCGGAGCCATGTCTTCGGCTGATTACGCGTACATTCTGTTCAAGGAATTTCTGAGCTTTGATCCGGATAACCCCAACTGGTGGAACAGGGACCGCTTTGTACTTTCCGCGGGACACGAATCCATGCTTCTGTACAGCCTGCTCACCCTGAACGGCTATCTGTCCATCAAGGATCTCATGGAGTTCCGGCAGTTCGAAAGCAAAACCCCGGGCCATCCCGAGCACGACCAGACCCCGGGTGTGGAAGCAACGACAGGTCCCCTTGGTCAGGGTTTTGCCATGGCCGGCGGCATGGCCGTTGCCGAAACCTTTTTGCGCCACAAGCTGGGCCAGGACATAACCAACCACTATACCTATGTGCTGGTTTCCGACGGCGACCTGCAGGAACCCGTGGCCCTGGGAAGCGCCGCCCTTTTTGGCCAATGGGGATTGGGCAGACTCATTGCCTATTACGACAGCAACAAGATCCAGCTGGCCGGGCCCACCAAGCGAGCCGACTGCTCGGACACCAAAAAACTCTTTGAAAGCCTGTGCTGGCAGGTCATCGAGATCGATGGCCATGATCACGAGGCCATCCGTACGGCCATCAGGGAAGCCCGGGCAGAAACCGACCGCCCGACCCTGATCATCGGCCACACCACCATGGCCAAGGGGAGCGCCACTCTGGAAGGCAGCGAAAAGACCCATGGATCGCCCATGTCTCCCGAGGAAATCGTGGCCACCAAAAACAAACTCGGCCTGCCGGCAGACGAATCCTTTTTTCTGCCCGAGGACGTGATTGCCCACTTCAGGCAGCGTTTTCCCCTTCTGTCGGATCGTTCGGGCCAATGGTCCGAAGAGCTGGCCGCAAAACAGGCCCGCGATGCGTCCTTTGCCGCCTTGTGGGAAGCCATCCACACCCCTGCTTCAAAGCGCAACATCCAATGGCCGGATTTCGAACCGGGGACCAATCTGGCCACACGCAAGGCCTTTGGGGCCTGTCTCAATGGACTCATCGACCAGTTCCCCAACCTCATGGGCGGATCAGCCGACCTGGATCCCTCCAATCAGACCGTCCACTTCAGGGAAACAACCGGCATCTTCGGCAAGGACAACCCCTTGGGGCGCAGTTTCAGCTTTGGTGTCCGAGAGTTCCCCATGGGTGTTATTCTCAACGGGATCGCCCTGCACGGCGGGATCATCCCCTTTGGAGCCACCTTCCTGGTTTTTTCCGATTACGAACGCAACGCCATCCGCATGTCCGCCCTGCAGAACCTGCCGGTTCTGCACGTTTTCACCCATGATTCGTTTTTTGTGGGCGAAGACGGTCCCACCCATCAGCCTGTGGAACACGTCAGCTCCCTGCGCCTCATCCCCAATCTGCTGACCCTGCGCCCGGGCGACGCATGGGAGAGCGCGGCCTGCTTTGATGTGGCCATGAAACAGGAAACACGACCTTCGGTGCTCATATTCACCAGACAGGGGCTGCCGGTCATGGACCCGGCAACCCATCCTCACATCAGGGAAGGCGTTGGCAAGGGCGGCTACATTCTGGAAGATCCCACGGACGGCAAGCCCGAGATCATCCTTCTTGCCAGCGGTTCCGAGGTCCATCTGGCCGTTGGAGCTGCCCGGGCACTGCCCGATGCCAAGATCCGCGTGGTCTCCATGCCATGCATGGAACTCTTTGACGAGCAGGACGCAGCCTACAGGGAATCGGTTCTCCCGAAAACCGTGCGCAAGCGCATGGCCGTCGAGGCCGGAAGCCCGGACATCTGGTACAAATACGTGGGCCTGGACGGCGAGGTCATCGGCATGAACCACTTTGGCGCCTCGGCACCGGCCGAAGTCCTCAAGAAGGTGTACGGTTTTACCGTGGACCACATTGTCGAGCGCCTCAGGGAGACGTGGCTCAAATAG
- a CDS encoding tetratricopeptide repeat protein gives MTTIRLHTLLAVALLACALAGCASHISSKDPVNWNLSPSAQASFAYLKFQELKQQGKTQEAIQALDEALDTLPSPYLYLEKAEILWQAKEFGDAREALKDGIEHFPDTPDLYISLSKTYEAVRRWDDASITLQDYLRLHPDNWTMVQEVGALLIKQQQYARALDTLQTIPETARTAQTWYLMGKSASSIGMQDRAIEAFTTALAKDPGFFRAKAELGYLYERDKQYVEALRIYEDLATQGEPDSPLLLTMIRLHLKLNAPDKAFNLTRQLPGDMEFQVDAANLFLNQRFYSYAAGILEPLADEKELPSKGWFTLALLAYEGQDSLQKAQAYLAHIPENDPYFERALLFRSELLYGLGKIDKAMELANQGMQMFPQQPRFFLLKASLLKAKDQWQEAAALLEKGRTTWPENIDILFSLGVLWDDQGDKNKAMEYMEQIIAIDPDYPEALNYLGYSLAELGQHLDRALVLVNNALKADPDNGYYMDSLAWVLFKQNKLHKAWEAIGQAVKLVAEDPTIWGHYADIAEALGKQDQARKGRAQATKFQKPQSDD, from the coding sequence ATGACGACAATCCGCCTCCATACGCTTCTGGCAGTTGCCCTTCTTGCCTGCGCCCTGGCCGGGTGCGCCTCCCATATTTCCTCCAAAGATCCTGTCAACTGGAATCTCTCACCCAGCGCCCAGGCCTCGTTTGCCTACCTCAAGTTCCAGGAGCTCAAGCAGCAGGGCAAAACCCAGGAAGCGATCCAGGCCCTGGACGAGGCTCTGGACACGCTTCCCAGTCCCTACCTGTACCTGGAAAAGGCCGAAATTCTCTGGCAGGCCAAGGAATTCGGTGACGCCCGGGAAGCCCTCAAGGACGGGATCGAACACTTTCCCGACACCCCTGATCTCTACATCTCCCTGTCCAAGACCTATGAGGCTGTCCGCCGCTGGGACGATGCGTCCATCACCCTGCAGGACTATCTCCGCCTGCATCCTGACAACTGGACCATGGTGCAGGAGGTGGGCGCGTTGCTCATCAAACAGCAGCAATATGCCCGGGCCCTGGACACCCTGCAGACCATTCCCGAAACAGCCCGGACCGCACAGACCTGGTATCTCATGGGCAAGTCGGCTTCCAGCATCGGCATGCAGGACCGGGCCATTGAGGCCTTTACCACCGCCTTGGCCAAGGATCCCGGATTTTTTCGGGCCAAGGCCGAGCTCGGCTATCTGTACGAACGGGACAAGCAGTATGTGGAGGCCCTCAGGATCTATGAAGATCTGGCAACCCAGGGAGAACCGGATTCCCCGTTGTTGCTGACCATGATCAGACTCCATCTCAAACTCAATGCACCGGACAAGGCCTTCAATCTGACCAGGCAGCTTCCCGGAGACATGGAATTTCAGGTGGACGCGGCCAACCTGTTTCTCAATCAGCGCTTCTACTCCTATGCCGCAGGGATCCTTGAACCCCTGGCCGACGAAAAGGAACTCCCCTCCAAGGGATGGTTCACCCTGGCCCTGCTGGCCTATGAGGGACAGGATTCCCTGCAAAAGGCCCAGGCCTACCTGGCCCATATCCCGGAAAACGACCCCTATTTCGAAAGGGCCCTTCTTTTCCGAAGCGAACTGCTCTACGGTCTGGGGAAGATCGACAAGGCCATGGAACTCGCAAATCAGGGCATGCAGATGTTTCCCCAACAACCCCGATTTTTTCTTCTCAAGGCCTCGTTGCTCAAGGCCAAGGACCAGTGGCAGGAAGCGGCCGCCCTTCTGGAAAAGGGCCGGACCACCTGGCCTGAAAATATTGACATTCTCTTCAGCCTGGGCGTGCTCTGGGATGATCAGGGAGACAAGAACAAGGCCATGGAATACATGGAACAAATCATTGCCATTGATCCCGATTACCCCGAAGCCCTCAACTATCTCGGCTATTCCCTGGCCGAACTGGGGCAGCATCTTGATCGTGCCCTGGTTCTGGTGAATAACGCCCTCAAGGCGGACCCGGACAATGGCTATTACATGGACTCCCTTGCGTGGGTTTTGTTCAAGCAGAACAAGCTCCACAAAGCGTGGGAAGCCATCGGCCAGGCGGTCAAGCTGGTTGCCGAAGATCCCACCATTTGGGGACATTATGCCGACATAGCCGAGGCCTTGGGCAAGCAGGACCAGGCCCGTAAGGGAAGGGCCCAGGCCACCAAGTTCCAGAAGCCGCAATCCGATGATTGA
- a CDS encoding HD domain-containing protein — MTTNLQEKLTREARPMASNDSITFYRDFQKFYQASKTFFFTNPLVGRCKRDVLAYLHEDQDHCIQHAKQVAIDAGTLMLVEGRGWDPAQMRQWSLLAQIAGLLHDIHAPQSDHARTGAHVARTIIASYPLEEEEQEAIVFAVRHHEKPLSTTQTPCVCHWVSNALHDADKFHWSLDWMPTPLGETRPETRPWADQNTCCKVPADMETIRAMASTFRTRTGQQYGPQFINAGLATGEHLHQRPNDHILP, encoded by the coding sequence GTGACAACTAACCTTCAGGAAAAACTCACCCGTGAAGCCCGACCCATGGCTTCGAACGACAGCATCACTTTTTATCGGGATTTCCAAAAATTTTACCAAGCCAGCAAAACTTTTTTTTTCACCAACCCCCTTGTGGGTCGCTGCAAACGGGACGTGCTCGCCTATCTTCACGAGGATCAGGATCATTGCATCCAGCACGCCAAGCAGGTGGCCATTGACGCTGGCACCCTCATGCTTGTGGAAGGGCGGGGATGGGATCCGGCACAGATGAGACAATGGTCGTTGCTGGCCCAGATTGCAGGGCTTCTGCACGACATCCATGCTCCCCAGTCCGATCACGCCAGGACAGGAGCCCATGTGGCCCGAACCATCATTGCCTCTTATCCCCTTGAGGAAGAAGAACAGGAAGCCATTGTCTTTGCCGTACGGCATCACGAAAAACCGCTTTCCACGACCCAGACCCCGTGCGTTTGCCACTGGGTAAGCAATGCCCTTCACGATGCGGACAAATTTCACTGGAGTCTGGACTGGATGCCGACACCCCTTGGGGAAACCAGGCCGGAAACCAGGCCCTGGGCCGACCAGAACACCTGTTGCAAGGTTCCCGCTGACATGGAGACAATCCGGGCCATGGCATCGACCTTCAGAACCCGGACCGGGCAACAATACGGTCCCCAGTTCATCAACGCGGGTCTTGCCACAGGGGAACACCTGCACCAGCGTCCCAACGACCATATCTTACCATAA